One genomic segment of Trichococcus shcherbakoviae includes these proteins:
- a CDS encoding DUF1189 family protein, giving the protein MMQKAVIKISIVSLVKDSFMDPKQLLGAKTLKKGPAFLLFILLSLTVSIPLFLDGYATLQKFSADAGVIADNIPAFTISDSALRLEDPTEKGFIYKTDTVLLAFDSQEIYTQREIEKEMSSPVLILSLVFSKDAFTLYAQDVPFRLPYEQADDITDQTFKKLLRNFSSDQLFSSVIMLLFSLFISSFSVLLTLLIIALFGNVLTGFMRKKLPFREILRMALIASVVPVVFFSLLNGFGLYPMIQDEAIALIGIFYFYKALKE; this is encoded by the coding sequence ATGATGCAGAAAGCGGTGATCAAAATCTCAATCGTTAGTTTAGTCAAAGACAGTTTTATGGATCCAAAGCAATTGTTGGGTGCCAAGACATTAAAAAAAGGCCCTGCCTTTTTGCTCTTCATCTTGCTCTCACTGACCGTCAGCATCCCCCTGTTTTTGGATGGATATGCTACGCTTCAAAAATTTTCGGCAGATGCGGGCGTGATAGCGGATAATATACCTGCATTCACCATTTCGGACAGCGCATTGCGGTTGGAGGATCCCACGGAAAAAGGTTTCATTTATAAAACCGACACAGTCCTATTGGCTTTCGATAGTCAGGAAATTTACACGCAGAGAGAAATCGAAAAAGAAATGTCATCCCCTGTTTTGATTTTGAGCCTCGTATTTTCAAAGGATGCCTTCACCCTCTACGCTCAAGACGTCCCATTCCGGTTGCCTTACGAACAGGCTGATGACATTACGGACCAGACGTTCAAAAAGTTATTGCGTAATTTTTCCAGCGATCAGCTTTTTTCCAGTGTGATCATGCTCTTGTTCAGTCTTTTCATTTCATCGTTCAGTGTCCTTCTTACGCTCTTGATAATCGCGCTGTTCGGGAATGTATTGACAGGATTCATGCGGAAAAAACTCCCTTTCCGAGAAATACTTAGGATGGCGCTGATAGCCTCAGTCGTCCCAGTGGTTTTCTTTAGTCTATTGAACGGATTCGGCCTCTACCCGATGATCCAGGATGAAGCGATTGCCCTCATCGGTATATTCTATTTCTACAAAGCCCTCAAAGAATAG
- a CDS encoding DUF1295 domain-containing protein — MSAFLLSALALWIFFSIVFIGAQYLNNNSIVDSFWGPAFLLVAIVTFLTSDVIGLRAIVLFTMVAVWALRLFLYITVRNWNKPEDYRYINMRKQWGTSFVRLKAYANVFILQGVLAFAVSLPIIVTNTSANQELAPFHFVGIGLWIVGFLFETIGDAQLKRFKSDPSNKGKLMMEGLWQYTRHPNYFGEAAMWWGIFIVALDGWGSLYMIISPIVMTLLLLFVSGVPLLEKKYADRDDFAAYSKRTNKFFPWFPK, encoded by the coding sequence ATGAGTGCTTTTCTGTTAAGTGCTCTGGCGCTTTGGATATTTTTTTCGATTGTGTTCATCGGTGCGCAGTACCTGAATAATAATTCGATAGTGGACAGTTTTTGGGGACCGGCTTTCCTGCTGGTCGCAATCGTGACCTTCCTGACATCGGATGTCATCGGTCTGCGGGCGATCGTGTTGTTTACGATGGTTGCGGTATGGGCTTTGCGTCTCTTTTTGTACATCACGGTCCGCAATTGGAACAAACCTGAAGATTACCGATACATCAACATGCGGAAACAATGGGGAACATCTTTTGTGCGTCTGAAAGCTTACGCGAATGTCTTTATTTTGCAAGGGGTTTTGGCTTTTGCAGTATCTTTGCCGATCATCGTTACGAACACTTCGGCAAATCAGGAGTTGGCGCCGTTCCATTTTGTGGGCATCGGGTTATGGATTGTCGGTTTTCTCTTCGAGACGATCGGGGACGCGCAACTCAAACGGTTCAAATCCGATCCAAGCAACAAGGGCAAGCTGATGATGGAGGGTCTGTGGCAGTACACGCGCCATCCGAATTACTTTGGAGAGGCCGCGATGTGGTGGGGCATTTTCATCGTAGCTTTGGATGGATGGGGCAGCCTGTACATGATCATCAGTCCGATCGTCATGACGTTACTGCTGTTGTTCGTATCAGGTGTCCCGCTGCTTGAGAAGAAGTATGCAGACCGCGATGATTTCGCAGCTTATTCCAAACGGACAAATAAATTTTTCCCTTGGTTCCCTAAATAA
- the zwf gene encoding glucose-6-phosphate dehydrogenase — translation MITQNTALFTIFGATGDLAHRKLYPSLFRLYKKGFIKDNFAVIGTARRDWTDEYFREVVLDSIKDLTEDKEDALSFAAHFYYIAHNVNDSEHYIKLKVLSESLDAKYSLSGNRIFYLAMSPEFFGIIAEKLKEQKLITADGFNRLIIEKPFGRDFESADALNTKLRKSFDENQIFRIDHYLGKEMVQNISAVRFSNMIFESLWNNKYIDNVQITLSETVGVEERGAYYDNNGALRDMVQNHILQIVALLVMEPPLSLQGEDVRSEKIKALRSLRLYNTPEEVNRNFIRAQYAGNPAKALQAYREEPNVNPASSTETFVAGKILVDNFRWKGVPFYIRTGKQMASKETYIHIQFKHVSMNIFPTEGVDEIAEPNVLTIHVSPLEGFSLRLNAKRVGQGTEMKNIRMHHIYDEETQANSPEAYERLLLDCLNGDPTNFSHWDEVAQSWHFVDEIRKVWDAQEDCTDTLFAYESHSMGPRESDALLEQDEFSWTEFNWSQSYKEKQENE, via the coding sequence ATGATTACCCAAAATACTGCTCTGTTCACTATTTTCGGAGCAACTGGTGATTTGGCTCACCGCAAACTGTATCCATCATTATTTCGCTTATACAAAAAAGGATTCATCAAAGATAATTTTGCCGTCATTGGAACAGCGAGACGAGACTGGACTGATGAATATTTCCGTGAAGTGGTCTTGGATTCCATCAAAGATTTGACTGAGGATAAGGAAGATGCTCTATCTTTTGCAGCCCATTTCTATTACATCGCCCACAATGTCAACGACTCGGAACACTACATCAAATTGAAGGTCTTGTCCGAATCCTTGGATGCCAAGTATTCGCTGTCAGGGAACCGCATCTTCTATCTGGCGATGTCTCCGGAGTTTTTCGGCATCATTGCTGAAAAACTGAAAGAACAAAAATTGATCACAGCAGACGGATTCAACCGTTTGATTATTGAGAAGCCATTCGGACGCGATTTCGAATCCGCGGATGCACTGAACACTAAGCTGCGCAAATCGTTTGATGAGAACCAAATCTTCCGTATCGATCATTATTTGGGCAAAGAAATGGTGCAGAACATCTCAGCCGTCCGTTTTTCCAATATGATTTTCGAGTCGCTGTGGAACAACAAGTACATCGACAATGTTCAGATCACCCTCTCCGAAACTGTGGGCGTGGAAGAACGCGGCGCTTATTACGACAACAATGGTGCTTTGCGCGATATGGTGCAAAATCATATCCTTCAGATTGTTGCCTTGTTGGTTATGGAACCACCTCTGTCCTTGCAAGGCGAGGATGTCCGTTCCGAGAAAATTAAGGCGCTTCGTTCCCTGCGTCTGTACAACACGCCGGAAGAGGTCAACCGCAACTTTATCCGAGCCCAGTATGCCGGAAATCCTGCCAAAGCTTTGCAAGCATATCGGGAGGAACCTAACGTCAATCCTGCTTCATCAACAGAAACCTTTGTTGCCGGCAAAATACTAGTCGATAATTTCCGTTGGAAAGGCGTTCCCTTCTACATCCGGACCGGTAAACAAATGGCTTCAAAAGAAACATACATCCATATCCAGTTCAAACATGTATCGATGAATATCTTCCCTACAGAAGGTGTCGACGAAATCGCTGAACCGAATGTCCTGACCATCCATGTTTCGCCGCTGGAAGGCTTCTCCTTACGTCTGAACGCCAAACGCGTCGGTCAAGGTACCGAGATGAAGAACATCCGTATGCACCACATCTACGATGAGGAGACGCAGGCAAACAGCCCTGAAGCTTATGAACGACTCTTATTGGATTGCCTGAACGGCGATCCGACAAACTTTTCCCACTGGGATGAAGTCGCACAGTCTTGGCACTTCGTTGATGAGATCCGCAAAGTTTGGGATGCCCAAGAAGATTGCACGGATACCCTTTTCGCGTATGAGAGCCACTCGATGGGACCAAGAGAAAGTGACGCTTTGCTTGAGCAGGACGAATTCAGCTGGACTGAATTCAACTGGAGTCAAAGTTATAAAGAAAAACAGGAAAACGAATAA
- a CDS encoding DAK2 domain-containing protein, which yields MDISKLDSEKLYYSFVSGAQEVIKNKNNLNEINVFPVADGDTGSNLSSTMHAIILEAKISGSVKETMSSIADAALTGARGNSGIIIAQYINGIFLSLMDEEMITIPSFAETVKKAVPYAYQAISDPVEGTIITVIREWADAVYSHRDLSATFSELFSKSLVTANKSLEATTSRLKVLQDSRVVDSGAKGFVYFLQGFATFLRTGKVDLEVSDEPVDLAFNEELIHSQGEIHHRYCTEALLSGDAIDLEALKAELALYGDSLIVAGNDHKARIHIHANAPEQVFQVLRKKGVILQQKADDMVRQNESAFDRKYATALITDSIADIPQTMLDRYQVHMLPLNLNFDNTSYLDKVTMTPELFYPLLEEAIEYPKSSQPNPSVVEKYLETVLSHYDEVIILTVAKEQSGTNSVFQNAVSKKLHEGKKIAVIDSKRNSGAEGLLVMKAAEMIAAETPFDDVVSTIERLRDRTNIFVSVNNLKYMVRSGRLSKVSGMAAMSINLKPVVSIDAKGKGSIAEKAFSEKGNEKKLFRLLEKVNEQQKVSRYAIVHANNPEKAEAYRKRSVALFGKEPEYIMNISTIVGMSAGVGTVAISYMCEEES from the coding sequence ATGGACATTTCAAAATTGGACAGCGAAAAGCTTTACTATTCTTTTGTGTCAGGTGCGCAGGAGGTCATCAAGAACAAAAACAACCTGAATGAAATCAACGTATTTCCGGTCGCTGACGGGGATACCGGGAGTAACCTTTCTTCAACCATGCATGCGATCATCCTGGAGGCGAAAATTTCCGGATCAGTCAAGGAAACGATGAGCAGCATAGCCGATGCTGCTTTGACTGGGGCCAGGGGGAATTCCGGCATCATCATTGCCCAGTACATCAATGGGATCTTCCTGAGCCTGATGGATGAGGAGATGATAACAATCCCTTCATTTGCAGAAACAGTCAAAAAGGCGGTCCCTTATGCCTATCAGGCTATTTCCGATCCGGTGGAAGGGACAATCATCACCGTCATCCGGGAATGGGCGGATGCGGTATACAGCCATAGAGATCTTTCAGCTACATTTTCCGAATTGTTTTCAAAATCGCTGGTTACGGCCAACAAATCTTTGGAAGCGACGACATCGAGACTGAAAGTGCTCCAGGATTCCAGAGTCGTCGATTCCGGCGCGAAGGGTTTTGTCTACTTTCTGCAAGGATTTGCGACGTTTTTGCGCACCGGAAAGGTGGATTTGGAGGTCAGCGATGAACCGGTAGACCTTGCCTTCAATGAGGAATTGATCCATAGCCAAGGGGAGATACACCACCGTTATTGCACCGAAGCGCTGTTGTCAGGGGATGCGATTGATCTGGAAGCATTGAAAGCGGAACTGGCACTCTACGGGGATTCCTTGATTGTGGCAGGCAACGACCACAAAGCCAGGATCCATATCCATGCCAATGCGCCGGAGCAGGTATTCCAAGTTTTGCGAAAAAAAGGCGTCATTCTGCAGCAGAAGGCGGATGATATGGTCAGACAGAACGAATCAGCTTTTGATCGAAAATACGCCACCGCACTGATCACGGACTCGATTGCGGATATTCCGCAGACAATGCTTGATCGCTATCAAGTGCATATGTTGCCGCTCAATCTGAATTTTGACAACACTTCCTATCTCGACAAAGTGACGATGACGCCAGAACTTTTCTATCCTTTGTTGGAAGAAGCCATTGAATACCCGAAAAGTTCACAGCCGAATCCGAGCGTTGTCGAGAAATATCTGGAAACGGTGCTCTCCCATTACGATGAGGTCATCATTTTGACTGTCGCGAAAGAGCAGAGCGGAACCAACAGCGTGTTCCAGAATGCCGTTTCAAAAAAACTGCATGAAGGCAAAAAAATCGCCGTGATCGATTCGAAACGGAATTCCGGTGCGGAGGGGTTGCTTGTCATGAAAGCTGCGGAAATGATCGCGGCGGAAACGCCTTTTGATGACGTTGTTTCAACGATTGAGCGCTTGAGGGACCGGACAAACATCTTCGTCAGCGTCAACAACCTGAAATACATGGTGAGATCCGGACGTTTAAGCAAAGTTTCGGGGATGGCCGCAATGTCGATCAATCTGAAGCCTGTCGTATCCATCGACGCAAAAGGCAAAGGTTCGATAGCCGAGAAGGCCTTCAGCGAAAAGGGCAATGAAAAGAAACTATTCAGACTGCTGGAAAAAGTAAATGAACAGCAGAAGGTTTCAAGGTATGCGATTGTGCATGCCAATAATCCCGAAAAAGCAGAAGCGTACCGTAAGCGCAGCGTCGCCTTATTCGGCAAGGAACCGGAATATATCATGAATATTTCTACGATTGTTGGAATGAGCGCGGGGGTAGGGACTGTGGCAATTTCCTACATGTGTGAGGAGGAATCATAA
- a CDS encoding ABC transporter ATP-binding protein — translation MKLIEMIDVSRSFGEGELKIEALKTTNISIKAGEFVAVIGPSGSGKSTFLTITGGLQTPSSGKVLINGKPFSEVTEKKRAKLRFEEIGFILQASNLVPFLTVQDQLHLANKVERSKVDKQKRDELLKELGIFELKDKFPSDLSGGQRQRVAIARALYHDPSVILADEPTASLDTQKAFEVVEILARETKLKKKATIMVTHDERLIEYCDKVYVMEDGILSERTSD, via the coding sequence ATGAAATTAATTGAAATGATAGATGTTTCCCGGTCATTCGGGGAAGGGGAACTTAAGATAGAAGCGCTTAAAACAACGAATATTTCCATAAAGGCCGGTGAGTTTGTAGCCGTCATCGGCCCGAGCGGATCAGGCAAGAGCACTTTCTTGACCATCACAGGAGGTCTTCAGACACCGTCTTCCGGAAAGGTCTTGATCAATGGGAAACCATTCAGTGAGGTGACCGAGAAAAAACGCGCCAAACTAAGATTTGAAGAGATCGGGTTTATTCTGCAAGCCTCGAATCTGGTCCCGTTTCTGACGGTTCAGGATCAACTGCATTTGGCCAATAAAGTCGAGCGAAGCAAAGTGGACAAACAAAAACGGGATGAATTGTTGAAAGAATTGGGCATCTTCGAATTGAAGGACAAATTCCCGAGCGATCTCTCCGGCGGGCAGAGGCAGCGTGTTGCCATCGCCCGTGCCCTTTACCATGACCCATCAGTCATACTTGCTGACGAACCGACCGCCAGTCTGGACACACAGAAGGCATTCGAAGTGGTTGAAATTCTTGCCCGAGAAACAAAATTAAAGAAAAAGGCGACCATCATGGTGACCCACGATGAGCGTTTGATTGAATATTGTGATAAAGTATATGTGATGGAAGATGGCATTTTATCCGAAAGAACAAGCGACTAA
- a CDS encoding bifunctional oligoribonuclease/PAP phosphatase NrnA, with amino-acid sequence MGSPIYAEIVNKIQVYSTIIIHRHLRPDPDALGSQNGLASLIRQAYPEKKVYVVGENEDSLSYLGSMDSIPDEAYEGALVIVTDTANQPRVSDKRFVKGEYLIKIDHHPNEDPYGDICLVETHSSSSSEIIAKISFSTEGTLPMNAAAARLLYAGIVGDTGRFLYPATTAVTMAVASKLMQFDFSASDISQMMNTNSLKTANLSGFVLQSLTINDVGVASIILSQEILGKFGAVDSDTAPVVPLPGTVEGVLCWGIFVEQPNGTYRCRLRSKGPIINEVAKRHGGGGHPLASGANAKDESEINDIILELEELAIEWQNTH; translated from the coding sequence GTGGGAAGTCCGATTTATGCAGAAATAGTCAATAAAATTCAAGTGTATTCCACCATCATCATCCACCGGCACCTACGACCGGATCCAGATGCATTGGGTTCGCAGAACGGTCTTGCCAGCCTGATCAGGCAAGCTTATCCTGAGAAAAAAGTATACGTTGTAGGCGAAAATGAAGACAGCCTTTCCTACCTCGGCAGCATGGACAGCATTCCGGATGAGGCCTATGAAGGTGCCTTGGTGATTGTCACGGACACTGCGAATCAGCCAAGAGTCAGCGACAAACGTTTTGTCAAAGGTGAGTATCTGATCAAAATCGATCACCATCCGAATGAAGACCCCTACGGAGATATCTGCCTTGTGGAGACGCACTCCAGCAGCAGCAGCGAAATCATCGCCAAAATTTCCTTTTCAACTGAAGGTACGCTGCCGATGAACGCTGCAGCAGCGCGTCTGTTGTATGCCGGCATCGTCGGTGATACAGGCAGATTCCTCTATCCGGCGACTACGGCAGTGACAATGGCAGTAGCCTCGAAATTGATGCAGTTTGATTTTTCCGCGTCGGATATCAGTCAAATGATGAACACAAATTCTTTGAAAACGGCCAATTTATCAGGGTTCGTCCTGCAGAGTTTGACAATCAATGACGTCGGGGTTGCCAGCATCATCCTCTCCCAAGAAATCCTTGGGAAATTTGGTGCCGTCGACAGCGACACCGCACCGGTTGTCCCTTTGCCGGGTACAGTAGAGGGCGTTTTATGCTGGGGAATTTTTGTGGAGCAACCGAACGGTACCTATCGTTGCCGATTGCGCTCAAAAGGCCCGATCATCAATGAAGTCGCCAAACGGCATGGCGGAGGCGGCCACCCGCTTGCGAGCGGAGCGAACGCTAAGGATGAATCGGAAATAAACGACATCATTTTGGAATTGGAAGAATTGGCGATCGAATGGCAGAATACGCATTGA
- a CDS encoding DEAD/DEAH box helicase yields the protein MEFKDFQLKPFLLEAISKLNFKEPTDIQKQIIPIIRTGKSVIGQSQTGTGKSHSFLLPLIDAIDPSKNEVQVVITSPSRELAEQLYQTASQLVSNAPEEIRIVSYVGGTDKKRQMSKLVNNQPHIVIGTPGRILDLINEQALKIHTASKMVIDEADMTLDLGFLHDVDQIAGRLPEKLQMLVFSATIPEKLKGFLKKYVENPVVVQLKPEHIIAPAIDNLLLSTKGQAKIDVLYQVLTMGEPYLALIFANTKQNAEEIADGLRQRGIQPAVLHGDVPARERKRIMRRVHNLEYQFMVATDLAARGIDIEGVSHVINYELPKDMEFFVHRTGRTGRSNLKGTAITLYAPGEEKAIDDLEKYGVVFKPVAIEKDQLVETYERKRREMRNAPSQLEPDHRIRGMVNKAKKQVKPGYKRKLKENIASQQKRKRRASKTRNHG from the coding sequence GTGGAATTTAAAGACTTTCAATTGAAGCCATTTTTGCTGGAGGCAATCAGCAAATTGAATTTCAAAGAACCGACCGATATCCAAAAACAAATTATCCCGATCATTAGAACCGGAAAGAGCGTGATTGGCCAATCTCAGACAGGAACAGGGAAAAGCCATAGCTTCTTGCTGCCCTTGATTGATGCAATCGACCCATCAAAAAATGAAGTCCAAGTTGTCATCACTTCACCTAGCCGTGAGCTAGCAGAACAACTGTATCAGACAGCCAGCCAACTGGTCTCAAACGCGCCCGAAGAAATCCGTATCGTCAGCTACGTAGGCGGTACAGACAAAAAACGACAAATGTCGAAACTAGTCAACAACCAACCGCATATCGTAATCGGAACTCCCGGCAGGATCCTTGACTTGATCAATGAGCAAGCTCTGAAGATCCATACCGCATCCAAAATGGTCATTGACGAAGCGGATATGACACTGGATCTAGGCTTCCTGCATGATGTCGATCAGATTGCCGGCCGTTTGCCGGAGAAACTCCAGATGCTGGTATTCTCCGCTACGATCCCAGAGAAACTGAAGGGTTTCTTGAAGAAATACGTCGAAAACCCTGTCGTTGTCCAGTTGAAACCGGAACATATCATTGCACCGGCAATCGATAATCTGTTGCTGTCCACTAAAGGACAAGCAAAAATTGATGTTCTGTATCAAGTGTTGACAATGGGAGAACCGTATCTGGCATTGATTTTTGCCAATACAAAACAAAATGCCGAGGAAATCGCTGATGGACTGAGACAACGTGGCATTCAGCCGGCGGTCTTGCATGGCGATGTGCCTGCTCGTGAACGCAAACGCATCATGAGAAGAGTCCATAATCTGGAGTACCAATTCATGGTGGCTACCGATTTGGCTGCACGCGGCATCGATATCGAAGGCGTTTCACACGTCATCAACTATGAACTGCCGAAGGACATGGAATTCTTCGTACACCGTACGGGCAGAACGGGACGCAGCAACTTAAAAGGAACTGCGATCACTTTGTACGCACCAGGTGAGGAAAAGGCAATCGACGATCTGGAGAAGTACGGGGTTGTTTTCAAACCGGTAGCTATCGAAAAAGATCAACTTGTCGAAACTTACGAAAGAAAACGCCGTGAGATGAGAAACGCTCCGAGTCAATTGGAACCCGATCACCGCATCCGCGGAATGGTAAACAAGGCTAAGAAACAAGTGAAGCCTGGCTACAAACGCAAACTGAAAGAAAATATCGCCAGCCAACAGAAACGCAAAAGAAGAGCAAGCAAAACCCGCAACCACGGATAA
- a CDS encoding DUF2177 family protein: MDSIKLYLLTFFVFFLVDIVWLGVVSKNIYSKYLGHLMSPNVNWVAAIVFYLLFIGGLVFFVIQPALLKESLQYAILVGGFFGLIAYGTYDLTNLATLKDWPIMITVIDLVWGTFLNAATAGITYIAAQRFL; this comes from the coding sequence ATGGACAGCATCAAATTGTATTTACTGACATTTTTTGTGTTTTTTTTGGTGGATATTGTCTGGTTGGGTGTGGTATCCAAAAATATTTACAGCAAGTATTTGGGTCATCTCATGTCCCCGAATGTCAACTGGGTTGCGGCAATCGTATTTTATCTGCTATTCATAGGGGGCCTCGTATTTTTTGTGATCCAACCGGCCCTTTTGAAGGAAAGTCTGCAATATGCCATTTTGGTTGGCGGGTTTTTCGGTTTGATCGCATATGGGACATATGACTTGACCAATCTGGCGACTTTGAAGGATTGGCCGATCATGATCACAGTGATCGATTTGGTTTGGGGGACTTTCTTGAATGCGGCAACTGCCGGCATAACGTATATTGCAGCCCAAAGATTTCTTTGA
- a CDS encoding ABC transporter permease, translated as MFLAWKEIKHSKTRFSLIIGVMVLVSYLVFFLVGLAYGLAQDNRTSIDKWDADGIILTDESNTNINMSMMPRGAIDEVDADEAAVIGIAPNVIRKKGTSGDDAKINTTFFGIESDQFLMPEVIEGRAFQNDDEVVADISLKEEEGVVIGDTLQLAGSDKEVEVVGFTEDAKFSVAPVLYTTVSSYQDVRFEQIDESEEGRISAIVVRGIDDTIEAVDTGNEDLNVYPIADYINEIPGYTAQVLTFGLMIGFLVVIASVVIGIFIYVLTMQKSSMFGVMKAQGISSGYIAKSVVIQTFLLAAIGVGIGLILTGVTALVLPAAVPYRTNLYFLSGIAGLLVIMAMIGGVFSVRAVVKIDPLKAIG; from the coding sequence ATGTTTTTAGCTTGGAAAGAAATTAAACATTCAAAAACAAGATTTTCTTTGATAATTGGAGTAATGGTGCTGGTATCGTATTTGGTGTTCTTCTTGGTTGGCCTTGCCTATGGGTTGGCACAGGATAATCGGACCAGCATTGATAAATGGGATGCGGACGGCATCATTCTGACTGACGAGTCGAACACGAATATCAATATGTCCATGATGCCAAGAGGAGCCATTGATGAAGTGGATGCTGACGAAGCGGCTGTAATCGGAATAGCTCCTAATGTCATCAGGAAAAAAGGGACGTCAGGCGATGATGCAAAAATAAATACAACTTTTTTTGGTATCGAATCGGATCAATTCCTGATGCCTGAAGTGATCGAGGGAAGAGCTTTCCAAAATGATGATGAAGTCGTTGCAGACATCAGTCTGAAGGAAGAAGAGGGCGTAGTCATTGGCGACACGCTCCAGTTGGCGGGATCGGACAAGGAAGTAGAAGTAGTCGGGTTCACTGAAGACGCTAAGTTCAGTGTCGCGCCGGTTTTGTACACGACTGTATCTTCCTATCAGGATGTGCGTTTTGAACAGATTGATGAGTCTGAGGAAGGGCGCATCAGTGCAATCGTAGTGCGGGGAATCGATGACACGATTGAAGCGGTGGACACTGGAAACGAAGATCTGAACGTATATCCGATTGCGGATTACATCAATGAAATTCCAGGATACACTGCTCAGGTGTTGACATTCGGTTTGATGATCGGATTTTTGGTCGTCATTGCGTCAGTAGTGATCGGTATTTTCATCTATGTCCTTACCATGCAGAAATCGAGCATGTTTGGGGTCATGAAAGCACAAGGGATTTCAAGCGGTTATATCGCAAAATCAGTCGTCATCCAAACGTTCCTGTTGGCGGCTATTGGAGTCGGCATCGGGTTGATATTGACAGGTGTGACAGCGTTAGTCTTGCCGGCCGCTGTTCCTTACCGCACAAACTTATATTTTTTGAGTGGCATAGCCGGCTTGCTGGTCATCATGGCCATGATCGGTGGAGTATTTTCCGTAAGGGCAGTTGTAAAAATAGACCCATTAAAGGCAATCGGATAG
- a CDS encoding superoxide dismutase, with translation MAFTLPALPYAYDALTPYIDEETMHLHHEKHHNTYITNVNAALEKHPELAEKTIEELLADLNSVPEDIRTAVRNNGGGHANHSLFWTVLAPNAGGEPTGAVKDGIEEAFGSFDAMKEKFTAAAVGRFGSGWAWLVVSDGKLEITSTPNQDSPISEGKTPILGLDVWEHAYYLNYKNVRPEYIKAFWNLVNWDEVNSRLAAAK, from the coding sequence ATGGCTTTTACATTACCAGCATTACCTTACGCGTACGACGCTTTGACACCATACATCGATGAGGAAACGATGCATTTGCATCATGAGAAACATCATAATACTTACATTACGAATGTGAACGCAGCATTGGAGAAACACCCTGAGCTGGCTGAAAAAACGATCGAGGAATTATTGGCTGACTTGAACAGCGTTCCGGAGGACATCCGTACGGCTGTCCGCAACAACGGCGGCGGACATGCAAACCACAGCTTATTCTGGACAGTTTTGGCGCCTAATGCGGGCGGAGAACCTACAGGAGCTGTCAAAGACGGAATCGAAGAGGCTTTCGGCAGCTTTGATGCCATGAAAGAAAAATTCACAGCAGCAGCAGTAGGTCGTTTCGGATCCGGATGGGCTTGGCTGGTAGTTTCCGATGGTAAATTGGAAATCACCTCCACACCAAACCAAGATTCGCCTATCAGCGAAGGCAAAACGCCGATTTTGGGTCTTGATGTATGGGAACATGCTTATTACCTGAACTACAAGAACGTGCGTCCGGAGTACATCAAAGCATTCTGGAACCTTGTGAACTGGGATGAAGTCAACAGTCGTTTAGCTGCGGCAAAATAA
- a CDS encoding MarR family transcriptional regulator, with product MDESIFERPLEDQLCFEVYRAANGFGKMYNRALKDFHLTFPQYLVLLALWDEDNILIKHIGERLGMGIGTLNPILNRLEKQGWITKEPSLLDKRATIVTLSEKGITSKKAINLAILSEVNACSLEGIDGLLLMKQLKILNKSMGGIDQNSL from the coding sequence ATGGATGAATCTATTTTTGAAAGGCCGCTTGAGGATCAGCTTTGTTTCGAGGTCTATCGGGCTGCAAATGGTTTCGGCAAAATGTATAACCGTGCATTGAAAGATTTCCATTTGACATTCCCGCAGTATTTGGTCTTGCTGGCCTTATGGGATGAGGACAATATATTGATCAAACACATCGGGGAGCGGTTAGGGATGGGTATCGGAACGTTGAACCCCATTTTGAACCGCCTCGAGAAACAGGGGTGGATCACGAAGGAACCGTCCCTTTTGGACAAGCGCGCTACGATCGTTACCTTGAGTGAAAAAGGCATCACTTCAAAGAAAGCAATCAATTTGGCTATTTTGTCGGAAGTGAACGCCTGTAGCCTGGAAGGCATCGATGGACTGTTGTTGATGAAACAGTTGAAAATATTGAACAAATCAATGGGCGGCATAGACCAGAACAGTCTGTAA